The Triticum urartu cultivar G1812 chromosome 6, Tu2.1, whole genome shotgun sequence genome includes the window TGTCTTCCTCATCTGTCGACCAGGCGAGGATGGTGAATCCACCCGTCGTCAGCCACGCCCAGTATGCGTCCTGGGGACAGCAAGGCGTCAGATCTCCATGGGGTTCGTCGTTGCCCGGCTACGCCGACGGCGACGCGCACGGTGGCTTCAACCCAAACGTGACCTTCCTCCATGGCCACCCTGCGACGCGCACACCCTCGTCCGCCTTCGTCGGCGTGTAGTACCCTCCATACAACTACTCGCCGCCCGCCACCTACGCGTCAAGCTCCCGCGCCCACGACCACACGGACGCCAAGCCCGAACGACGCCTCTACATCGCCGCCCAGCAGCGCCGAAGCCGCGCCGACACAGTCCAGCACCGAAGCAGTTCCGACACCGCCGAGCCCGCGCACGCCGACTCCGCCAACGCCTGGAGCCGACCCCGCCGAGTGAATCATTGCGCACGCGAACTTGCGGCGTGCTTGTTTTTTGTAACGCCAGACTACGCCCGATCGCCAGATTTGTAACGTCTTTTGAGAGTGGGAACGACCAAGTTTAAATTTTCCGGATCCTGGGGCCGGCCGAATTAGCGCCGGCACGCCCCCAGGCCGCTCTATTTAGGCGCCCTGGGGGGCCGAagggctggagatgccctaatcAGCGATAAGCTCCTCCATCTTGTGAAACATCCTGCTAATGCCATCACCGTTCTCTTCCTTGCCGGGCACCTCAAAGCATCCAAACCATGGAAGCACAATATGTTTGATGTACTCCAGGCACGGGTTGCCTTCTGCAACTTTCGCAGGATAGTGAGTGTTCCTTATCTTCACAGGTACATCTCGCTCCTCGTCTTCCATGAAGATGGCGAACATTGGATCTTGTATCCTAGCATGTTCATGGTCTAATATCAAATTGGGGAGCTTACTATGGGACAGAATAATAGGCCCATGCTCTTCACCCTTCATGTCTCTGCAGTATTCTCTGGTCAGCGTGCCGACATCCTCATGATCCATGGACAGCAGCCATACGTCCGCCTTCTGGAATAGCACGGTAGCACACTGCATGCAGGTGTAGACGACCCTCGCGCCCACCACATCGCCCCGTTCATCCGGCTTGATGAGCTCTCGGTACTCCACGGACGGTTCCGCGCTGCCACAACACCTTACCGTCCTCCCCAAACTGTTGTTTCGTCGGAGTCCGGGCAGTTTATTTCGTCCGACAGCCACACGAACTCCACCCCGTTGAGGTCCAGACCTGCCGCCTTCCATATATCGATCATGCAGCGTCCGATGGCCTGGATCTTGCTTAGGTCTTCGGATTTGCCGAGTATATGGGCGAACCAATCTGCCATCAGGATCTCGACCCTGCAACCGGCTTTGATGAGCTTGTTGACGTTGAACACCAGCATGATCCCCTGGCCGATGTGTACCCATGGGGAGGGGTCGCACCAGACGTAGCACTGTAGCAGACAGGTGCGGCCTTCCTCTCCTCTCCACAAGGATACTGAGCTCGTCCTCGTCGCTGCTCTCCAGCCCGATGCTCCTGATTGATTATAGTGAACCTCTCGTCCAAACTCATCATCGGAAGTAGAGCGTTCCCTGCAGCGCAGATGGGCGCCTCGCCTGAATTTTGCATGGGGGCAAACAAAACTGGATCGTAAACGCGTCTCAGGGTAGTCGAGCCGTTTCCGGGTGATCAGATTCGGGGAGATGACGATGCGACGAGGTTTTGAGCGAGGCAGCGGAGGCGATTGAGGTTTGCCTGGATTGCGTCGTGGGGTATATTTGGGCCTTTAGGACAGGGGGCGCGTGTTAGGCGCCGGTGGACCGTAGGATGAGGCTCACATCAGCCGTACGATCTCGTCCCTATGCCCTGAATGCAACCTTCCTCCTCATCAAAATCAAAAAACGAATCGGCCAACCGTTCAAGTGATCGCGGCCGGCAACTCTCAGTCCGCCGCCGTAGTTGATAGAGGCAAGGGTGCCATGGCCGGTGCAGCAGAAATCAGGGACCGGTCAGACTTGAACAGAATCATGTAAGTTCAGTTTACTCAACTGTGGATATATATATAAACTCAAGGCAATGTCGTACAGTTTCCAGGCGCCACATTTTTCGGGTACAGTATCGCGATAACAGACACCTTAATGCCTGTAGATCATACGGAGCCAGGAGCATGCAACAAATCAATTGAATGAATGAAGGTATTGAAAGAGTTTAACAGAGATGGAAAAAGAACAGCGGCAGCTCATGGTTCTAACTCAGGCAGAGCCAAGAAGAACAAGTATCACAGCAACGTGTGATTCTTATTCAGGGAAAAAGGATAGGCGCCGTGGCAACTCGAACAGATAACCCCCTGTATACCCAGGACAAGAACAAACAACAGAAGTGCTGCAGAATGAACTCCGGAGGCACAGAAATGCTGCAAAATAACCGATGCCTACGCTCGTACTCCTGAAATGCTCTCAGTTCTCAATTTCTCACCGCAACGACTTCCATGCTGAGCAGGCATCAGTTATTTCTAGTTAAGCTCCAGAAGAAGCAGAAACAAAAAGATATATAGAGAGATTCCAATCAAACCATTATTTCAGGAGTACCAGCGTCTTTGTGGGGAGCCAGTACAATcaactcacacacacacacacacgcattgCTGTTGAACAGCTCAGACTGGTGGTGGAACCATGGAAGAAGCTGTGTCTTTCAAATCAAGATTTGGAGAAACAGGTGTGGCATTATCTTGATTTTCCATTTAAAAAAGGCTAGCATCCACAACAAAAGACCTAATTTAATGGCTAACATAGCCTTGCTCTAGAATTAGACATTATGGAGAGCACTCAAACTGGAGCAGTCAAACTTAGGAAGATCACTAGTACACTATCCTCTACTTAAACGGCTAAGCTAAACAAATTCCTCACTATCAGCAACCCAGGATACGTCAGGTTTAAGATTCACATCAACATTTTCCACCACGCGGATTGTGATGAACAAACCCAGAGCCCGGCGTACAAAAGACTAAGAGATGAATCCCGGCAGTGGCATGACTCAAAAATGAGCTAAAAAAAACTAGAAGCAAACAGAGGTGTAACATGTACAGTTAAGTCAGACCATGAAAATCACATTGAGTGCAGATACGAATATAAGTAAGCCACAGCCGCAGCCATGAAAATCTCATCGATTGGAGAAATAAAAGTAACAGTAGAGCTAGGGATGTCACATTACATGCAGGTGCAGATAACTAGTACTACATTTTACATATCCAAGTCACGAGAAGTCTCAGTTCATCGGTGTTGCTAAACCCACAACCTTCTGTTGCTGAACCCCAAATCTCCAACGCTCCAAAAAGAGCTGCTAGCTAATGCTACATCAGTTCCCTTTCACAAGGAAATGCGCCATTCAAACGATAAAATGCTCTAGCAGCTAATGAAAACGCTCCATCGATGCCGGCTTAAGAGATAAACGGGTCACCGACAGAAAGATCAGACGCTTCGTCGTACCTCCAAACCTGGCCTGCCGCACGTCCACGGACCTCCAAGGAAGTTCTGCCCCAGACCTTAGTCGCCCACATTTTCTTGGAAGCCAACGGCTGCAGCTTGTTCGTGGCCTCGCGAATCGAGATAGAATCCGCACCGGCCAGCAAGACAATCACCTTCTGCAGCAGCACAGCTCTCCCAAGAACCAGCTTCAGGAACTCAACCTGGTTGGTGCCCCCGGTGAACTGGTCGAACACCAGCTTCTGGACGCGCGACTTGACGCATTTGATCGGACCGACCCCCTGCCAGAATGTGGACTTGAGCATGTCGCTGGGCTTGACTTCACCCGGGTCATCGTAGTGGTCGGTGTCGTTGTCGGACTGCAAAATCAAAGCACACAATTCAGCGAGCCAACGATGGAATGCAAGCAGTAAAAATTGGAAATTTTGAA containing:
- the LOC125513493 gene encoding tyrosine--tRNA ligase 1, cytoplasmic-like; its protein translation is MQCATVLFQKADVWLLSMDHEDVGTLTREYCRDMKGEEHGPIILSHSKLPNLILDHEHARIQDPMFAIFMEDEERDVPVKIRNTHYPAKVAEGNPCLEYIKHIVLPWFGCFEVPGKEENGDGISRMFHKMEELIADYESGALHPAEVKLALTKALNRMMNIVCGHFTDNSKAKDLKKAMKV